The following coding sequences lie in one Treponema sp. OMZ 790 genomic window:
- a CDS encoding Rpn family recombination-promoting nuclease/putative transposase yields the protein MKNDASFKITLRNDYAFKRIFGTEENKDILQDLLECILDILPENIAELELLDKEFHKEILTEKLGILDIKLRLKDGTIINIEIQNRWRGDFPERSVYYWSKMYTEGIKQGQDYTNLPKCITINLIGEGFNKNKRLHNKYLILEKDTKEPLLSKFEIHIINLEKAKLLKESNYMNVKTKRLLSWLKFIETDDGEVRKMLAQNSEMMKKANAVIKVMEMSPRDKWLYESRMKYEHDMASEKREGYTEGVYQTKLETAKNLLDLGVTQEVIIQATGLSQGEINNL from the coding sequence ATGAAAAATGATGCAAGTTTCAAAATTACCCTACGAAATGACTATGCTTTTAAGCGTATCTTCGGTACTGAGGAGAATAAAGATATTTTGCAGGACTTACTGGAATGTATACTCGACATTCTGCCTGAAAATATCGCAGAATTAGAACTGTTAGATAAGGAGTTTCATAAAGAAATTTTGACTGAAAAGCTAGGTATCTTGGATATAAAGTTAAGACTAAAAGACGGAACAATTATCAATATTGAGATACAAAATCGGTGGAGAGGTGATTTTCCTGAAAGAAGTGTGTATTATTGGTCGAAGATGTATACCGAAGGCATAAAACAAGGTCAAGACTATACAAATCTACCAAAATGTATTACAATAAACTTAATAGGAGAAGGCTTTAATAAAAATAAGCGTTTGCACAATAAATATCTTATTTTGGAAAAAGATACAAAAGAGCCTTTGCTTTCAAAATTTGAGATTCATATTATAAATCTTGAAAAAGCAAAGCTTTTAAAAGAATCAAATTATATGAATGTAAAAACAAAACGCTTATTAAGCTGGCTGAAATTTATTGAAACGGATGATGGGGAGGTAAGAAAGATGTTGGCGCAAAATTCCGAAATGATGAAAAAGGCAAATGCAGTTATTAAAGTAATGGAAATGAGTCCTAGGGATAAATGGCTGTACGAATCACGCATGAAATATGAACACGATATGGCATCAGAAAAACGCGAGGGCTACACAGAAGGAGTATACCAAACAAAACTCGAAACAGCAAAAAATTTGCTTGATCTGGGTGTAACACAAGAAGTCATTATTCAAGCCACAGGTCTAAGCCAAGGTGAAATAAACAATCTTTAA
- a CDS encoding metal ABC transporter ATP-binding protein — MVKINSLKFKYPNSKKEVLKNINLEVKQGDYISIVGENGCGKSTLLKLILKLLKIQNGEIIINAKRIGYLPQKKENLSDFPITLFELLNSYRKILKIREKDCVLKALERVNLSEYKTGLVGELSGGQIQKLYIARALIGDPDLLILDEPSTGIDVQGQKEIYSFVKDLNTQKGLTVISVDHNLDAAVFNSTKIFHIKNGEGHLCNPKQYSSEFFDPSFVQFKPRVNQ, encoded by the coding sequence ATGGTAAAAATAAATTCTCTTAAATTTAAATATCCGAACTCGAAAAAAGAAGTTTTAAAAAATATAAATTTAGAAGTTAAGCAGGGCGATTATATTTCGATTGTGGGAGAAAACGGCTGCGGAAAAAGTACACTCCTAAAACTTATCTTAAAACTGCTTAAAATACAAAATGGCGAAATTATTATCAATGCAAAAAGAATAGGCTACCTTCCGCAAAAAAAAGAAAACCTAAGCGACTTCCCGATTACTCTTTTTGAACTTTTAAATTCTTATAGAAAAATATTAAAGATAAGAGAAAAGGATTGCGTTCTAAAAGCCTTGGAAAGGGTGAACTTAAGCGAATACAAAACCGGCCTTGTAGGAGAGCTTTCAGGCGGGCAGATTCAAAAACTCTACATAGCACGAGCCCTTATCGGGGATCCTGATCTTTTAATCTTGGATGAGCCTTCTACCGGAATCGATGTTCAGGGGCAAAAAGAAATCTATTCTTTTGTAAAAGATTTAAACACTCAAAAAGGACTTACCGTCATTTCGGTTGACCATAACTTGGATGCCGCCGTTTTTAATTCTACCAAAATATTTCATATAAAAAACGGGGAAGGCCACTTGTGCAATCCTAAACAGTACAGCTCAGAATTCTTTGACCCGAGCTTTGTTCAATTCAAACCCAGGGTGAATCAATAA
- a CDS encoding metal ABC transporter permease, whose amino-acid sequence MLQYGFMQNAFIVSFFIGILCPAIGLFLVLRRYSLIGDTLSHSSLAGVTLALASGINPILGAFIFTTAAGALIEALRNAFKEYQDLILSIVLSLSVGIAITLISSGAVRANAETYLFGSVLTVSSSDLVTVIALSILSLITLGLMYHKMVYIALDEDIAKIMGVKVRLINYLFSALTAATIAVSLKIVGMLVLSSMIALPVATALQLKMSFKKTLIFSIFISVADIMLGLVLSYHLNVAPGGFTALVSVIVLIITIGINFFLKHVRKPDVVNTL is encoded by the coding sequence ATGCTTCAATACGGTTTTATGCAAAATGCTTTTATTGTTTCTTTTTTTATAGGAATCCTCTGCCCTGCAATAGGCTTATTTTTAGTCCTCAGAAGGTACTCCCTCATAGGCGATACCCTTTCCCACAGCTCTCTTGCAGGCGTTACCCTCGCCCTTGCCTCAGGAATAAACCCGATACTTGGAGCCTTTATTTTTACGACAGCTGCCGGAGCCTTAATAGAAGCCCTTAGAAACGCTTTTAAAGAATATCAAGATTTAATCCTTTCGATAGTTTTGTCCTTGAGCGTTGGAATCGCTATTACCCTCATAAGCTCAGGAGCCGTCAGGGCAAATGCCGAAACCTACTTATTCGGAAGCGTACTAACCGTTTCATCCTCGGACTTGGTTACGGTCATAGCTTTAAGCATCCTATCCTTGATTACCCTAGGCCTCATGTATCACAAGATGGTCTACATAGCCCTTGATGAAGATATTGCAAAAATAATGGGAGTTAAGGTAAGGCTCATCAATTACTTATTTTCAGCCCTTACTGCGGCAACTATAGCCGTTTCATTAAAAATCGTAGGCATGCTGGTATTAAGCTCAATGATAGCTCTCCCAGTCGCGACAGCCCTTCAACTAAAAATGAGCTTTAAAAAGACCTTGATTTTTTCTATTTTTATAAGCGTGGCCGATATCATGCTCGGCTTGGTTTTGTCCTATCACCTGAACGTCGCCCCGGGAGGCTTTACGGCCCTGGTTTCGGTCATTGTCTTAATCATAACAATAGGGATAAATTTCTTTTTGAAACATGTTAGAAAACCGGACGTGGTTAATACTTTATAA
- a CDS encoding type II toxin-antitoxin system RelB/DinJ family antitoxin, translated as MKTAVLQTRLDTALKKDADAFFESIGMDTTTAIRIFLKQTLIQRKIPFEIVQDSSFYSEKNIRALENSKTQMENGQHSIRELVEV; from the coding sequence ATGAAAACAGCAGTTTTACAGACGCGTTTAGACACGGCTCTAAAGAAAGATGCAGATGCTTTTTTTGAATCCATAGGAATGGATACGACTACTGCAATACGTATATTTTTAAAACAAACCTTAATACAACGTAAAATTCCATTTGAAATTGTTCAAGATAGTTCTTTTTATTCAGAAAAAAACATAAGAGCTTTGGAAAATTCCAAAACTCAAATGGAAAATGGACAACACTCAATAAGAGAGCTGGTTGAGGTATAG
- the thiI gene encoding tRNA uracil 4-sulfurtransferase ThiI, whose protein sequence is MEIFYLAKIGEINLKKGNLKDFEMRLSQNLRSYLPDAKPNIRVRAGRMYVSVKPEFKEKTEEALNKLIGITGWAEAIPAEKTIEAITETAKAEAVKARNAGAKTFKIESRRGEKTFPMTSYEISREVGGVIHMQGILKTDVHNPDIVITVEVREEAFIYGLEHKGRRGLPCGCSGRGLLLLSGGIDSPVAGFKMLTRGMKLDYLYFHSHPFTSPEAQAKVEKLAEILADYGLGGYLNIIPFTKVQQQIREKSPEAYLTLMMRICMMKIANMTAKGINAKCLITGESLAQVASQTVENLTVTNSYAEFPVFRPLIGLDKEEITIEAKAIGTYETSILPYEDCCVMFSPKHPILHSNLKDAAEIFERMEIDGLLEEAYSKRETKKMSF, encoded by the coding sequence ATGGAAATTTTCTATCTTGCAAAAATAGGCGAAATTAACCTAAAAAAAGGGAATTTAAAAGACTTTGAAATGCGGCTCTCGCAGAATTTACGCAGCTATTTACCGGATGCTAAACCCAATATACGCGTGCGCGCCGGAAGAATGTATGTAAGTGTCAAACCCGAATTTAAAGAAAAAACGGAAGAAGCCCTAAATAAACTCATAGGCATTACGGGCTGGGCCGAAGCTATCCCTGCCGAAAAAACTATTGAAGCCATTACCGAAACGGCCAAAGCCGAAGCCGTAAAAGCCCGGAATGCCGGGGCAAAAACCTTTAAAATAGAATCCCGCCGAGGAGAAAAGACTTTCCCCATGACCTCTTACGAAATTTCGAGAGAAGTCGGCGGCGTAATCCACATGCAAGGAATCTTAAAAACCGATGTTCATAATCCCGACATTGTAATCACAGTAGAGGTAAGAGAAGAAGCCTTTATCTACGGCCTTGAGCACAAGGGGCGGAGAGGTCTTCCCTGCGGCTGTTCGGGAAGGGGACTTTTACTCCTTTCGGGAGGAATAGATTCCCCCGTTGCAGGCTTTAAGATGCTTACCCGCGGAATGAAGCTCGATTATCTTTACTTTCATTCTCATCCTTTCACCTCGCCAGAAGCTCAAGCTAAGGTTGAAAAGCTCGCAGAAATCTTAGCCGATTACGGCCTCGGCGGATACTTAAACATAATTCCCTTCACAAAGGTTCAGCAGCAAATCAGAGAAAAAAGCCCCGAGGCCTATCTCACCTTGATGATGAGAATCTGCATGATGAAGATAGCAAACATGACGGCTAAAGGCATAAATGCCAAATGCCTTATCACGGGAGAAAGCCTTGCTCAGGTTGCAAGTCAAACGGTAGAAAACCTGACCGTAACAAACTCTTATGCGGAATTTCCTGTTTTTAGGCCCCTCATCGGTCTTGATAAGGAAGAAATTACGATAGAAGCCAAAGCAATCGGCACCTACGAAACCTCAATCTTGCCGTACGAAGATTGCTGTGTAATGTTTTCACCCAAACACCCTATTTTACACTCAAACCTCAAAGATGCAGCTGAAATTTTCGAAAGAATGGAAATAGACGGCCTTTTGGAAGAGGCCTATTCTAAAAGAGAAACAAAAAAGATGAGTTTTTAG
- the rnhA gene encoding ribonuclease HI, which produces MNIEIYTDGACSKNPGPGGWAYIILNKDLNEEIFRENGGEKQTTNNRMELMAVIRALQKIKDGDLSAQSGRIAGYEGISVHTDSQYVQQGISSWIFNWKKNNWKTASKEPVKNRDLWQELDALSASVKPKWVWVRGHAGNPLNEACDRLAVEACKKMM; this is translated from the coding sequence ATGAATATCGAAATATACACAGACGGAGCCTGCTCTAAAAACCCCGGCCCCGGAGGCTGGGCCTATATAATACTGAATAAGGATTTAAATGAAGAAATCTTTAGAGAAAACGGCGGTGAAAAGCAGACCACAAATAACCGCATGGAACTTATGGCCGTTATACGGGCCTTGCAAAAGATAAAAGATGGCGACTTGAGCGCTCAATCCGGCAGAATTGCAGGCTATGAAGGCATCTCAGTTCACACAGATTCCCAATATGTACAGCAGGGAATAAGCTCATGGATCTTCAACTGGAAAAAAAATAATTGGAAGACGGCCTCCAAAGAACCAGTAAAAAACCGGGACCTTTGGCAGGAACTGGACGCTCTTTCTGCCTCGGTTAAACCAAAATGGGTTTGGGTAAGAGGCCATGCAGGCAATCCTTTAAATGAGGCCTGCGACCGGCTGGCAGTCGAGGCCTGTAAAAAAATGATGTAA
- a CDS encoding YdbC family protein — translation MNNQDEFKFEITKSYGIISEGKGGWNTELNEVSWNGREPKFDIRAWSQDHQKMGKGITLTKEELIALKKLLDEAGL, via the coding sequence ATGAATAATCAGGACGAATTCAAATTTGAAATTACAAAAAGCTACGGAATCATCTCCGAAGGAAAGGGCGGCTGGAATACCGAACTCAACGAAGTTTCATGGAACGGCAGAGAGCCCAAATTCGACATAAGAGCGTGGTCTCAGGATCACCAAAAAATGGGAAAAGGAATTACTCTCACAAAAGAAGAACTTATAGCTTTAAAAAAGCTTTTGGATGAAGCGGGGCTATAA
- the pgsA gene encoding CDP-diacylglycerol--glycerol-3-phosphate 3-phosphatidyltransferase, with product MKLSNIFTSSRLVLAPLIYVLYFLPDWIPFISPKITILIIIPIFIFMEFTDFLDGYYARRNNQVDEFGKIFDPFADVVANVTVLFCFLMDGFLFAPFFLIIVYREFGIMFLRMKARGEGITIGAKMGGKTKTVLYIIAASVSMFLKLEQIYVFLPPALTRYVLYFNWLLYFAAVILSLASFTDYITSYLNTRRSTDE from the coding sequence ATGAAGCTTTCAAATATTTTTACATCATCGCGTTTGGTGCTTGCTCCTTTAATCTATGTTTTGTATTTTTTACCTGACTGGATTCCTTTTATAAGCCCTAAAATTACCATTCTTATTATAATTCCGATTTTTATTTTTATGGAATTTACCGATTTTTTGGACGGCTACTATGCAAGGCGGAATAATCAGGTCGATGAGTTCGGAAAAATATTCGATCCCTTCGCCGATGTCGTTGCAAATGTAACGGTTTTATTTTGCTTTTTGATGGACGGCTTTTTATTTGCTCCCTTCTTTTTGATTATCGTTTACCGCGAATTCGGCATCATGTTTTTGAGAATGAAGGCCCGCGGAGAAGGCATAACGATAGGGGCAAAGATGGGCGGAAAAACAAAGACTGTTCTTTACATTATCGCGGCAAGTGTTTCAATGTTTTTAAAACTTGAACAAATTTACGTATTTTTACCGCCGGCCCTTACCCGGTACGTTCTTTATTTTAATTGGCTTCTTTATTTTGCGGCGGTCATCTTATCGCTTGCTTCATTTACCGACTATATTACTTCATATCTAAATACAAGGAGGTCAACTGATGAATAA
- a CDS encoding YitT family protein: MNKILSGKHLSTKFVIGALLDTFWVAVGSVLAAVALQFFLIPGTIAPGGVSGLSVAIEKLTGIRVYISNLVINVPLFIFGAKLLGKKSAVFTLLSILVLSGVLAVLPQDFVFTNDLFLQATFGGILLGLGLGIVFKRGATTGGTDLAGAIVNKHFPGLSIAKGMAIADFVIVIFAGVVDNNPNTSLYSLIALFFCTKIADMILDGLGYFKGFFIVSSKPEEIGDALMSKLERGVTLLKGEGMYSKQDRPVLLCVVSRAQFVRAKEIITEIDEKAFIMVCDMQEVYGLGFKQKIK, encoded by the coding sequence ATGAATAAAATATTGTCCGGTAAACATCTTTCCACAAAATTTGTTATAGGTGCCTTGTTGGATACCTTTTGGGTTGCAGTTGGAAGTGTGCTTGCAGCAGTTGCATTGCAGTTTTTTCTTATACCCGGAACAATTGCTCCGGGCGGCGTGAGCGGTCTGTCGGTTGCAATCGAAAAATTGACCGGCATAAGGGTATATATATCGAATTTGGTTATAAACGTACCCTTATTTATTTTTGGAGCAAAACTTTTAGGTAAAAAGTCGGCCGTTTTTACACTTCTTTCTATTTTGGTGCTTTCCGGGGTTCTGGCAGTTTTGCCTCAAGATTTTGTTTTTACAAACGACCTTTTTTTACAGGCGACATTCGGAGGAATTCTTTTAGGATTGGGTTTGGGAATTGTGTTTAAGCGTGGAGCCACTACAGGAGGAACAGACCTTGCAGGAGCTATTGTAAACAAACATTTTCCGGGCTTAAGCATAGCAAAGGGAATGGCCATAGCCGACTTTGTAATAGTAATCTTTGCAGGTGTTGTAGATAATAATCCGAATACTTCGCTTTATTCTTTAATAGCTCTTTTCTTTTGTACAAAGATAGCTGATATGATTCTTGACGGCTTAGGCTATTTTAAAGGCTTTTTTATTGTCAGCTCCAAACCTGAAGAAATAGGTGATGCTCTTATGAGCAAGTTGGAAAGAGGCGTTACTCTTCTCAAAGGGGAAGGCATGTATTCAAAGCAGGATAGACCTGTATTGCTTTGCGTTGTAAGCCGTGCCCAATTTGTCAGAGCAAAAGAAATAATAACCGAAATCGACGAAAAGGCGTTTATTATGGTCTGCGATATGCAGGAAGTTTACGGTCTCGGCTTTAAGCAAAAAATAAAGTAA
- a CDS encoding SAM-dependent methyltransferase, with translation MFNKTDPRIKLLKGRAWLAVPQFETHLLDELGIPHTGSISGITKLPKDAAVYGNIIYRENFPKDIFWNRLCMEVPFIAEFSSISEAADILRSIQRNWAFYPFNCFRRAELIEKKLPFISKKEKAFPYDIPSAEMGIWTLLNEHQIFASAKTSSPLPRGEIFFKEDKINPPSRAYLKMWEALTLLNFYLKKHQEKNGPIEKSKALHAEVSKNAPSLPAADSICLDAGACPGGWSWVLDSLGCKIIAIDRSPLRPDLMAKKNIEFIKHDAFTLKPEEIGKIDWLCSDVICYPPRLYEWIIKWIESGLCEKFICTIKMQGDPDNETVKKFAAIPNSKIVHLTVNKHELTWLKAPFIY, from the coding sequence ATGTTTAATAAAACTGACCCCCGCATAAAATTACTAAAGGGCAGAGCCTGGCTCGCCGTTCCTCAATTTGAAACCCATCTTCTAGATGAATTAGGAATTCCGCATACAGGAAGTATTTCAGGAATAACAAAACTCCCTAAAGATGCGGCTGTGTACGGGAACATAATCTACAGGGAAAATTTTCCGAAAGATATTTTTTGGAACCGTCTTTGTATGGAAGTCCCCTTTATAGCCGAGTTTTCGAGTATAAGCGAGGCAGCCGATATTTTGCGCTCAATACAGCGAAACTGGGCTTTTTATCCTTTTAACTGTTTTAGACGGGCAGAGCTCATCGAAAAAAAGCTCCCTTTTATAAGCAAAAAAGAAAAAGCCTTCCCCTACGATATTCCGTCAGCCGAAATGGGAATATGGACTCTTTTAAACGAGCATCAAATTTTTGCTTCAGCAAAAACTTCAAGTCCTCTTCCGCGCGGAGAAATTTTTTTTAAAGAAGATAAGATAAACCCGCCGAGCCGGGCCTACTTAAAAATGTGGGAAGCCTTAACTCTCCTAAATTTTTACCTAAAAAAGCACCAAGAAAAAAACGGACCTATTGAAAAAAGCAAAGCCTTACACGCAGAGGTTTCCAAAAACGCCCCTTCCCTGCCGGCAGCCGATTCAATCTGCCTTGATGCCGGAGCCTGCCCCGGAGGCTGGAGCTGGGTGCTGGACAGTTTAGGCTGCAAAATTATAGCGATAGACCGAAGCCCCTTGCGGCCCGACTTAATGGCAAAGAAAAATATAGAATTTATAAAGCATGACGCCTTTACCTTAAAGCCCGAAGAGATCGGAAAAATAGATTGGCTTTGTTCCGATGTAATCTGCTATCCTCCGAGGCTTTATGAATGGATTATAAAATGGATTGAATCGGGGCTTTGTGAAAAATTTATCTGCACAATAAAAATGCAGGGAGATCCCGATAACGAAACCGTTAAAAAGTTTGCGGCAATCCCGAACTCAAAGATTGTTCATCTTACGGTAAACAAACACGAACTTACCTGGCTAAAAGCCCCCTTTATATACTAA